The following proteins are encoded in a genomic region of Spirosoma sp. SC4-14:
- a CDS encoding redoxin domain-containing protein: MSNYQPPVDQQKIGIQPCQPYLDWVLILLLILCLSGHQSVSAARKTLTVYVFLNTECPISQQYVVRLAEVYQHFSHSDVRFIAVFPLRTDTPAAIQRFRVEYKLPFAGKPDINTQLARHFRVRVTPEVVVMQSDGKVSYQGAIDNWYVDLGKHRPQATQYYLKDALTALLAGKSVVQPRTDAVGCLIE, from the coding sequence ATGAGCAATTATCAACCACCAGTTGACCAACAAAAAATTGGTATTCAACCGTGTCAGCCTTATCTGGATTGGGTTTTGATACTACTGCTGATTCTCTGCCTTAGCGGGCATCAATCGGTATCGGCCGCAAGGAAAACATTGACTGTATATGTTTTTCTCAATACCGAATGCCCAATTAGCCAGCAATACGTAGTCCGGTTGGCAGAAGTCTATCAGCATTTCAGCCATTCGGATGTTCGGTTCATTGCCGTGTTTCCATTACGGACCGATACGCCAGCAGCGATCCAACGCTTTCGGGTCGAGTATAAACTACCTTTTGCCGGAAAACCCGATATCAATACGCAACTTGCCCGCCATTTCAGGGTGCGTGTTACGCCAGAAGTAGTAGTAATGCAATCGGATGGAAAAGTGAGCTATCAGGGAGCAATTGACAACTGGTATGTCGATTTGGGAAAACATCGGCCACAGGCTACCCAGTACTATCTAAAGGATGCATTGACCGCTCTATTGGCAGGAAAGTCGGTTGTTCAGCCGCGTACCGACGCGGTAGGCTGCCTGATTGAATGA
- a CDS encoding SusC/RagA family TonB-linked outer membrane protein, with product MRKILCMSILFVCSLWSAAWAQERRIIGKVTSAEDGSPLPGVSVLIKGTTKGTVTDATGLYDIAVPNAKGTTLVFSFVGTVTQEIAIGNLSELNVSLVSDSKLLTEVVVTGSGVETSKAKLGISVESVSGKNLPQTPTASIDQALIGKIPGAQISSVSGNPGDPVNILLRGINSVQGGTKPLIMVDGVQVAATDINSLDLSNVDRVEVVQGAASASIYGAQGANGVIQVFTKRGKKGRIAVNVSSSYASNQFLNTGNVHKAELHPYMTDANNNIIDVNTGKPLDYNEVGSIEGISYQYGGATRYGIQDIRNVADKPYNANLKYYDHFKQVFQTGGTSNNSINISGASEKSDFSIAASNNHTLTPILKNGYVDRSNLSANLGTELFKGFTIRSTTQLVYTKNTLHPGLGAPGGYDYGKGNSLGSVGTVFSFLNTSPFFDLTRKLADGTYPQYQTADFLSVNAGNPYYQQEYTSGLDNKIDVVQNFDADYKVNKFLELDAKYGINYRNETARWTYYNQTQNINSNYYPTWISNFAPDAQGEIDNWQYNTTFQNFLGTAFIRTDFQDDFHSKLPIQTSTQITFDYRKKKYTEYDTYGLGLGLAPPYNISSTSSQAVYRDYVEPFVTYGYLVNQKIDFGDYGGITAGFRSDWSSAFGGGSTPFTFPHFDGRIAPLAFFKNSKLANTLSYFKLRAAYGEAGIQPGAFDRYPILNQQNLGPGLVYTVPTTSNNPNLQVEVSKELEIGTDFTISGNSGRTWLSAINGSFTYWKRKSQNVIYTVSVPPSLGSTGQLTNAIDMSSNGVQFSLNIPVYNSKNLKWDFTTNFGHQISMIDKISGGADIILTSNAGSTALVLTPGKPIGQIYGYKAMTSLDYTNQEGQRYITPGNESNYTMVDGRVVDKKTYQIQFTNETYPLANPNPKFNVSFINGFTFKDFLTFNFQIDWVYGSHLYNQTKEWMYRDGISGDFAKPVTIDGKTGAYTAYWSSAYYGLWGSLRGAGNNATKDFYLEDASFARLRNISLAFDLAKVAKLPFNKCQLVLTGRNIFTITKYTGYDPEISSGSSNSSFDRGVDHSTLPNIKSYQVGLNIGF from the coding sequence ATGAGGAAAATTCTATGTATGAGTATACTCTTCGTATGCTCACTCTGGAGCGCTGCCTGGGCTCAGGAGCGAAGGATTATTGGTAAGGTGACGTCGGCCGAAGATGGCTCTCCTTTACCGGGCGTTTCTGTATTAATAAAAGGTACAACAAAAGGCACCGTAACTGATGCAACTGGGCTTTATGACATTGCAGTACCCAATGCCAAAGGGACAACGTTAGTCTTTAGCTTTGTCGGTACAGTAACCCAGGAAATCGCAATTGGTAATCTGTCGGAATTGAATGTGAGTCTGGTCTCTGATTCCAAGTTGCTTACCGAAGTCGTTGTAACAGGTAGTGGGGTTGAAACCAGTAAAGCCAAACTAGGGATTTCGGTAGAAAGTGTTTCGGGGAAAAACCTGCCGCAAACCCCCACTGCGTCGATCGACCAGGCCCTGATCGGTAAAATTCCCGGTGCCCAGATTTCGTCCGTTAGTGGTAACCCTGGCGACCCGGTCAACATTCTGCTTCGCGGTATCAACTCCGTACAGGGTGGTACCAAGCCGCTGATCATGGTGGATGGTGTGCAGGTTGCGGCTACCGATATCAACTCGCTGGATCTGAGCAACGTCGACCGTGTTGAGGTAGTACAGGGCGCTGCTTCGGCTTCTATCTACGGTGCGCAGGGTGCAAATGGTGTAATTCAGGTGTTCACCAAGCGCGGAAAAAAAGGCCGGATTGCGGTGAATGTTTCCAGTAGCTATGCTTCAAACCAATTCCTGAACACCGGCAATGTGCATAAGGCAGAGTTGCATCCTTATATGACGGATGCCAACAACAACATCATTGATGTTAATACAGGAAAACCACTGGATTATAATGAAGTTGGTTCTATTGAAGGAATCTCGTATCAGTACGGTGGCGCTACTCGCTACGGAATTCAGGATATCCGCAACGTGGCCGATAAACCCTATAATGCGAACCTGAAATATTACGATCACTTTAAGCAGGTTTTCCAGACCGGCGGCACATCAAACAACAGCATCAATATTTCAGGCGCATCGGAAAAAAGCGACTTTTCAATTGCTGCATCTAACAACCATACGCTTACTCCAATTCTGAAAAACGGCTATGTCGACAGAAGCAACCTGTCGGCCAACCTCGGCACAGAGCTGTTCAAAGGGTTTACCATACGGTCTACCACCCAGTTGGTCTACACCAAAAACACACTCCACCCAGGTTTAGGTGCGCCCGGTGGCTATGATTATGGTAAAGGTAACTCATTGGGTAGCGTTGGTACAGTATTTAGCTTTCTGAATACGTCGCCATTCTTCGATCTGACCCGTAAACTGGCCGATGGTACCTATCCGCAATACCAGACGGCTGACTTTTTGAGTGTGAATGCTGGGAATCCATACTATCAGCAGGAGTACACCAGTGGTCTGGATAATAAAATTGACGTAGTGCAAAATTTTGATGCCGACTATAAGGTAAATAAATTCCTGGAGTTGGACGCGAAATATGGTATCAACTACCGAAACGAAACAGCCCGCTGGACCTATTACAACCAGACACAGAATATTAATTCGAACTACTATCCGACCTGGATCAGCAATTTTGCGCCGGATGCACAGGGGGAAATCGACAACTGGCAGTACAACACTACATTCCAGAACTTTCTGGGTACAGCCTTCATTCGTACCGATTTTCAGGATGACTTCCATTCGAAACTGCCCATCCAGACCAGTACGCAAATCACATTCGATTATCGTAAGAAGAAATATACTGAATACGATACCTATGGTTTAGGGTTGGGCCTGGCACCACCTTATAATATCTCATCGACCTCATCGCAGGCTGTCTATCGTGATTATGTAGAGCCATTTGTAACGTATGGCTATCTGGTTAACCAGAAAATCGACTTTGGCGATTATGGTGGTATTACGGCTGGTTTCCGGAGCGACTGGTCGTCGGCATTCGGTGGTGGTTCAACACCATTTACATTCCCGCACTTCGATGGGCGTATTGCGCCACTGGCTTTCTTTAAGAACAGTAAACTGGCGAACACGCTTTCGTACTTCAAACTCAGAGCTGCTTATGGCGAAGCGGGTATTCAGCCAGGTGCTTTTGACCGCTACCCAATTCTGAACCAGCAAAACCTCGGACCTGGTCTTGTATATACCGTTCCGACCACCAGCAACAACCCAAATTTGCAGGTAGAAGTATCGAAAGAACTTGAAATTGGTACCGACTTTACGATCAGTGGCAATTCGGGACGTACGTGGCTTAGCGCTATTAATGGTTCGTTTACGTACTGGAAACGGAAAAGCCAGAATGTAATCTATACGGTTAGCGTGCCGCCTTCGCTCGGGTCAACGGGGCAGTTAACGAACGCTATCGATATGTCGTCGAATGGCGTACAGTTCTCGCTGAATATTCCGGTCTATAACTCGAAAAACCTGAAATGGGATTTCACAACCAACTTTGGCCATCAGATCTCGATGATCGATAAGATTTCGGGTGGTGCCGATATTATTCTGACTTCGAACGCGGGCAGCACGGCGCTGGTACTGACGCCGGGCAAGCCAATTGGCCAAATCTATGGCTATAAGGCGATGACCAGCCTGGACTATACCAATCAGGAAGGCCAACGCTACATTACACCCGGCAACGAATCGAACTACACCATGGTCGATGGTCGGGTAGTGGACAAGAAGACTTATCAGATTCAGTTTACGAACGAAACATACCCACTGGCTAACCCAAACCCAAAATTCAACGTTTCGTTCATCAATGGCTTTACGTTTAAAGATTTCCTGACGTTTAATTTCCAGATCGACTGGGTGTATGGAAGCCATTTGTACAATCAGACAAAAGAATGGATGTACCGCGATGGGATCAGTGGCGATTTTGCCAAGCCCGTTACGATCGATGGCAAAACCGGTGCCTATACGGCCTACTGGTCGAGTGCTTATTATGGCCTATGGGGTAGTTTGCGGGGTGCTGG